From Parambassis ranga chromosome 9, fParRan2.1, whole genome shotgun sequence, the proteins below share one genomic window:
- the LOC114441482 gene encoding mixed lineage kinase domain-like protein, translating to MDVIDPILSIASGIYKLVKNVKANKKRCHRVSERVAKLEGVVRSIQQMKKTQTSAVVEKALMELRITLQSAQELIKKQTEANWLKNIRRSGKQEEEFRSVNERLDEAFMALGVVMQVDHGNLLHKLSEQTSKDKEDEDEDIAELRRFLLELKVSVETLNKPSIPSEAIREIKPSEIKYDHPKKPFKTTSSSEFYKGQFCGSPVAIKRYINPLNTSVEKVKAEFKRDTETMKQFQSPNILRMYGICIEDERDARPIPQFLIIVDYCEKGSLRQVLDSECLSWTMKARMCLDAARGLYRLHQTEEKSKVHGCINSSKFLVDKDYKVKLAGFELSKTESSLRRTTKDKTEIRSLCYSSPNMLSSLNNIYSKECEIYSFGIVLWEVATRKKPFDGLTDEEILQKVGQENYKEDLPDDCPEALGQLINECRAYDGFQRPSSGVLMDRLCIVVAQLEELEMTF from the exons ATGGATGTCATAGATCCTATCCTGTCCATTGCCTCAGGGATCTACAAACTGGTTAAGAATGTGAAAGCCAATAAGAAGCGCTGCCACCGTGTTTCTGAGCGAGTTGCAAAGTTGGAAGGGGTGGTGAGGTCCATACAGCAGATGAAGAAAACCCAAACCTCTGCTGTTGTAGAAAAAGCTCTCATGGAGCTCCGCATCACTCTGCAGTCAGCACAAGAGCTCATTAAAAAACAGACTGAGGCCAACTGGTTGAAGAACATTCGAAGGTCTggcaaacaggaagaggagttCAGGAGTGTCAACGAACGCCTCGACGAAGCCTTCATGGCCCTGGGTGTAGTTATGCAGGTCGACCACGGGAACCTGCTGCACAAGCTGTCCGAGCAGACCTCCAAAGAtaaagaagatgaagatgaggacatTGCTGAGCTGAGGAGAT TTCTCCTGGAACTTAAAGTCAGTGTGGAAACAT TGAATAAGCCCAGCATCCCTAGTGAGGCCATCCGAGAGATTAAACCATCTGAGATAAAATACGATCATCCCAAAAAGCCCTTTAAGACAACATCAAGCTCAGAGTTCTACAAAGGACAATTCTGTGGATCCCCAGTGGCCATCAAGAGATACATCAACCCTCTGAACACCAGCGTAGA GAAGGTGAAGGCTGAATTCAAAAGGGACACCGAAACTATGAAGCAGTTTCAGTCACCCAACATCCTGCGAATGTATGGTATATGCATTGAGGACGAGAGGGATGCAAGACCCATCCCCCAGTTTCTCATCATCGTGGACTACTGTGAGAAAGGAAGTCTTCGACAGGTTCTGGACTCAGAATGCCTGTCCTGGACCATGAAAGCTCGCATGTGTCTGGATGCAGCACGGGGACTCTATCG TCTGCAccagacagaagaaaaaagtAAAGTTCATGGCTGCATCAACAGCAGCAAGTTCCTggtggataaagactacaaggTCAAG CTGGCAGGTTTTGAACTGTCAAAAACAGAGTCATCACTGAGAAGGACAACGAAGGACAAAACAGAGATCCGGTCCCTGTGCTACAGCTCCCCCAACATGCTCAGCAGCCTCAACAACATCTACAGCAAAGAGTGTGAGATTTACAG TTTTGGAATTGTCCTGTGGGAAGTAGCAACCAGAAAGAAACCTTTTGATG GTCTTACAGATGAAGAAATTCTACAAAAAGTGGGCCAAGAGAACTATAAAGAGGACCTTCCTGATGACTGCCCTGAAGCACTGGGGCAGCTGATCAATGAATGCCGTGCCTATGACGGCTTCCAGAGGCCATCTTCTGGAG TGCTGATGGATAGACTGTGCATTGTGGTGGCACAGCTAGAAGAGCTGGAGATGACCTTCTAA